CTTCATCGAGGCGTTCCGCGCCATCCTCGCCGGCGAGCCGCTGCGGGCGTCCCCGGCTGAGGGGGAGGGCCCGGAGGCGGCGCGGCCGGCGGATGTCGCGGACGCCGCGGGCGGTTCCGTCGCTGCGCCTCCGGTAGTTCCGCGCGGCGGTGCCGACCGGCCCGGCGACCCCGCGTTCGTCCGCGTCGGCGCGCGCCTGGTCGAAATCCCGCCGGGGCTGCGCCCGCTCGTCGACGAGATCCGCGACGACCTCGGCGAGGTCCCCGAGACCTACGTCTCCGGGGCGATCGCGGCGGCCGCGCGCGCCGGCGGCACGTTCGCCGGGCCGGCCGTGCCGGAGGGACCGCCCGCGGAGGAGTCGTTCGTCTACGACGAGTGGGACTTCCGCCGCTCCGGCTTCCGCAAGGGGTGGTGCTCGCTGCACGAGCTGGAACTGGCCCCCGGCGACCCGGAGGACGTGGCGCGGATCGTCCGCGCCTACCGCGGCCCGCTGCTGCGCATCCGCCGCGCCTTCGAGCTGATGCGCACCGCCGAGCGCTTCGTGCGCCGCCAGCGCGACGGCGACGAGATCGACATCGACGCGGCGATCGAGGCGCGCTCCGACCTGCGCGCCGGCCGGACGGCCTCGGACCGCCAGTTCATCCGGCTCGTGCGCGACGCGCGCGACATCGCCGCGGTCTTCCTCGTGGACATGTCCTCGTCGACGGAGGGCTGGGTCAGCGCCGCGATCCGCGAGTCGCTCGTGCTGCTCTGCGAGGGGCTCGAGACCCTCGGCGACCGCTATGCCATCTACGGCTTTTCGGGCCTCAAGCGGCTGCGCGCCGAGCTCTTCCGCATCAAGCGGCTCGACGAGCCGTACGGTCCCGCCGCCAAGGGGCGGATCGCGGCGATCGCGCCGCGCGACTACACGCGCATGGGCCCGCCGATCCGCCACGCGACGCGGCTGCTGCTGGCCGCGGACGCGAAGGTCCGGCTGCTCGTGCTGCTCTCCGACGGCCGGCCGGAGGACTACGACGAGTACAAGGGCGATTACGCCGTCGAGGACACGCGGCACGCGCTGATCGAGGCGCAGTCCGCGGGCGTCCACCCCTTCTGCATCACGGTCGACCGCGAGGCGCGGGACTACGCCGCGCACCTGTTCGGCGCCGTGAACTACGTCGTCATCGACGATCCGGCGAAGCTGCCGCTGCGGATCCCGGAGGTCTATCGGTCCCTGACGACCTAGCCCGCGGCGTCGGATGGACCGAAGCGGGCCCCCTCCGTGCGCGCGCGCTCCAGGTCGGCCCGGCCGAAGCTCGCCCCGCGCCCGTCCGCGCCGGTGAGGTCCCCCGCCGTGAACCGCGTCTCCCCGATGAACGCCCCGCGCAGGTCGGCGCCCGAGACGTCGGCTGCCGCGAAGTCCGCGCCGTTGAGGTTCGCCCGCCGCAGGTCGGCGCCGCCGAGGCGCGCGGCGGTCAGGTTCGTGGCGCGCAGATTCGCGCCCTCGAGCCGTGCGCCGGCGAACGAGGCCTTCGCGGCGTCGCTCATCTGCAGCACGGCGCCGGAGAGGTCGGCGCCGTCGAAGATGGCGCCCGCGAGGTTCGCGCTGGAGAAGTCGGCCCCCGCGAGCGCCGCGCCGGAGAGGTCGGCCCCGATGAGCGTCGAGTGCGAGAGATCGGCGCCGGCCAGGCGCGCGCCCCGGAACGAGGCCCCGGTGAAGTTGGCGCTGTCCAGCCGGCACCCCGCGAGGTCGGCCTGATCGAAGCGCGAGGCGCTGAGGTTCGCCTTGGTCAGGCGCGCCCCCTCGAAGCGCGAGCCGCGGAAGTCCACGGCGATCAGGTCGAGCCCGCCGAGGTCGACGCCCGAGAAGTCGCACCCGGCCAGGCTTGCCGCGCGCCGCGCCCGCGCGATCGCCTCCTGCCTGCTCAGCTTCTCCATCGGTCCCCCCGGTCCGCCCGCGGCCGTCAGCGAACTCTGGCCCGGCCCGGGGGCGCCTGTCAAGCGCCGCCGCCCGTCGCCTCCTGCGGCCGCGATGCGGGGTGTTCACCCCAGAGATTTTGCCGCGCCGCGGCATAGGTTGAACGCTGTC
The nucleotide sequence above comes from bacterium. Encoded proteins:
- a CDS encoding VWA domain-containing protein, which codes for FIEAFRAILAGEPLRASPAEGEGPEAARPADVADAAGGSVAAPPVVPRGGADRPGDPAFVRVGARLVEIPPGLRPLVDEIRDDLGEVPETYVSGAIAAAARAGGTFAGPAVPEGPPAEESFVYDEWDFRRSGFRKGWCSLHELELAPGDPEDVARIVRAYRGPLLRIRRAFELMRTAERFVRRQRDGDEIDIDAAIEARSDLRAGRTASDRQFIRLVRDARDIAAVFLVDMSSSTEGWVSAAIRESLVLLCEGLETLGDRYAIYGFSGLKRLRAELFRIKRLDEPYGPAAKGRIAAIAPRDYTRMGPPIRHATRLLLAADAKVRLLVLLSDGRPEDYDEYKGDYAVEDTRHALIEAQSAGVHPFCITVDREARDYAAHLFGAVNYVVIDDPAKLPLRIPEVYRSLTT
- a CDS encoding pentapeptide repeat-containing protein produces the protein MEKLSRQEAIARARRAASLAGCDFSGVDLGGLDLIAVDFRGSRFEGARLTKANLSASRFDQADLAGCRLDSANFTGASFRGARLAGADLSHSTLIGADLSGAALAGADFSSANLAGAIFDGADLSGAVLQMSDAAKASFAGARLEGANLRATNLTAARLGGADLRRANLNGADFAAADVSGADLRGAFIGETRFTAGDLTGADGRGASFGRADLERARTEGARFGPSDAAG